The DNA region CCGGTCGGCGTCGTCGGGCAGATCATCCCGTGGAACTTCCCTTTGATGATGGCGGCCTGGAAGCTCGCACCGGCACTCGCGGCTGGATGCACGATCGTGCTCAAGCCCGCCGAGCAGACGCCCTTGTCGGCGCTACGCTTCGGCGAGCTGATCCTGGAAGCCGGATTTCCCAATGGCGTCGTCAACATCGTCACCGGCTTCGGGGAAACCGCGGGCGCGGCTCTCGCCGAGCACCCCGATGTCGACAAGGTGGCATTCACCGGCTCGACGGAAGTCGGCAAGCTCATCGTCAAGGCGGCGGCCGGCAACCTCAAGCGCGTCTCGCTCGAGCTCGGCGGCAAATCCCCGGCCATCGTCTTCCCGGACGCCGCTCTCGATCTCGCCATTGCCGGCACGGCGAGCGCGATCTTCTACAATCAGGGCCAGTGCTGCACGGCGGGGTCGCGTCTCTTCGCCCATAAATCCATCTACGACCGGGTCGTCGAAGGTGTGGCGGCCGAGGCCGGGAAATTGAAGGTCGGCCATGGCCTCGACCCATCCGTCAATCTCGGACCGCTCGTGTCGAAGGAGCAGCACCAGCGCGTGGCCGGCTTTCTCGATTCCGGCCGAGATGAAGGCGCGGAGGTCGTCACCGGCGGCAAGGTCTCCGGCAACCAGGGCTATTTCATCGAGCCGACGGTGCTTGCGAAGACCAATCGCGACATGCGGGTGGTCCGCGAGGAGATCTTCGGGCCCGTCGTCTGCATCCAGTCCTTCGACGACGACAATCTCGAGGCGGTCGCCAAGTTCGCGAACGACACCGAATACGGCCTCCAGGCGAGCGTCTGGACGCAGAATCTCAAGGTCGCCCATATGATGGCCCGCAAGATCAAGGCGGGCACCATCTGCATCAACACCCATAATTACGGCGATCCGGCCTGGCCCTTCGGCGGCTATAAGCAATCCGGCTGGGGACGCGAGATGGGCAAGGAGGTCATGGAGCACTACACCGAGACCAAGGCCGTCGCCGCAAGGCTCTGAGGCGGCGCGATCGCGAGGGAGCGTCGGGGGGCGTCGGCTGATTCATTGTCTTCGGAACGATTTGGTCGCACGATGTGGAATCGTTCCAGGAAGAGTGAATGTCGACCCGCGTCACCCTCCGTCTCGACTTCGATGGCGATCGACGGCTCGGCCCCGGCAAGGTCGCGCTGCTTGAAGCCATCAGGCGTCACGGTTCGATAGCGGCCGCCGGCCGGGAGTTCGGCATGGCGTATCGCCGCGCCTGGCTCCTCACCGACGAACTCAACCGCATGTTCTCGCAGCCGCTGGTGCAGACGAGGGGCGGCGGCCGGGACGGCGGCGGCGCCGAGCTCACGGATTTAGGTGCCGAGATCGTGACCCGCTACCGGAGAGCCGAGGCCAAGATCGAGCGCAGTGCCGCGGCGGAAATCAAAGGTATCGAGCAGCTTCTGGCGCCGTCCCAACAGGTTTGACGTATGCGATCCAGCGTGGAGGCATGGGCCGGCGCTCAGTGAATGGCGCGCGTCGTGTCCGTTGCCAAGGGCTGGCTGAGCGTCGTGCCGAGAGCGTCCCCTTGCTCCCATCGCGGGGCGACGCAGGCAGCAGAACATAGATATTCCC from Rhizobiales bacterium GAS188 includes:
- a CDS encoding phenylacetaldehyde dehydrogenase; the encoded protein is MTIAIRKPALGSAATAFLAKDLKLLIDGKWVAAKSGKTFPIEDPATEEVIAKVPAGDKADIDAAVAAARRAFESGPWSRISPADRSRLVWRLGDLLEQRADEFSELEALDNGKPVTNARQGDVPGSIEMFRYMAGWATRMNGETIPVSSPGNWHAYTLREPVGVVGQIIPWNFPLMMAAWKLAPALAAGCTIVLKPAEQTPLSALRFGELILEAGFPNGVVNIVTGFGETAGAALAEHPDVDKVAFTGSTEVGKLIVKAAAGNLKRVSLELGGKSPAIVFPDAALDLAIAGTASAIFYNQGQCCTAGSRLFAHKSIYDRVVEGVAAEAGKLKVGHGLDPSVNLGPLVSKEQHQRVAGFLDSGRDEGAEVVTGGKVSGNQGYFIEPTVLAKTNRDMRVVREEIFGPVVCIQSFDDDNLEAVAKFANDTEYGLQASVWTQNLKVAHMMARKIKAGTICINTHNYGDPAWPFGGYKQSGWGREMGKEVMEHYTETKAVAARL
- a CDS encoding molybdate transport system regulatory protein, yielding MSTRVTLRLDFDGDRRLGPGKVALLEAIRRHGSIAAAGREFGMAYRRAWLLTDELNRMFSQPLVQTRGGGRDGGGAELTDLGAEIVTRYRRAEAKIERSAAAEIKGIEQLLAPSQQV